From the genome of Symphalangus syndactylus isolate Jambi chromosome 5, NHGRI_mSymSyn1-v2.1_pri, whole genome shotgun sequence, one region includes:
- the SMIM10L1 gene encoding small integral membrane protein 10-like protein 1, with product MAPAAASSSLAVRASSPAAAPTSYGVFCKGLSRTLLAFFELAWQLRMNFPYFYVAGSVILNIRLQVHI from the coding sequence ATGGCCCCCGCGGCGGCTTCGTCCTCCTTGGCCGTCAGGGCCTCAAGCCCCGCCGCGGCTCCCACCTCGTACGGCGTCTTCTGCAAGGGGCTCTCCCGCACCCTGCTCGCCTTCTTCGAGCTGGCCTGGCAGCTGCGCATGAACTTCCCGTACTTCTACGTCGCGGGCTCGGTGATCCTCAACATCAGACTGCAGGTACACATTTAG